A region from the Marinobacter sp. SS13-12 genome encodes:
- a CDS encoding type III PLP-dependent enzyme, with protein MTESANAIIADYYDAETFARIKAFADTKETPCVVIDTATIDRQYDELVEGFPYANVYYAVKANPAPQVLTMLRDKGASFDIASVYELEKVMGLGVTGERISYGNTIKKARDIRTFYEKGVRLFATDSEADLRNIAKAAPGSKVYVRILTEGTLTADWPLSRKFGCQTDMAMDLLILARDLGLVPYGVSFHVGSQQREIGAWDAALGKVKVIFERLKEEDGIELKMINMGGGFPANYITRTNDLKTYAEEIKRFLDEDFGDELPEIIIEPGRSLISNAGVLVSEVVLISRKSRTALHRWVFTDVGKFGGLIETLDESIKFPIYTEKTGEGEDCVIAGPTCDSADIMYEHHKYPLPLNLAIGDRMYWLSTGAYTTTYSAIEFNGFPPLKDYYI; from the coding sequence ATGACCGAGTCTGCCAACGCCATCATCGCTGATTACTACGACGCCGAGACCTTTGCCCGTATCAAGGCATTTGCCGATACAAAGGAAACGCCCTGCGTAGTTATCGATACCGCCACCATCGACCGTCAGTACGACGAACTGGTGGAAGGCTTTCCCTATGCCAACGTCTACTATGCGGTAAAGGCCAATCCGGCCCCGCAGGTGTTGACTATGTTGCGCGACAAGGGTGCCAGCTTTGATATTGCGTCTGTGTATGAGCTCGAAAAAGTCATGGGCCTGGGTGTAACCGGTGAGCGCATCAGCTACGGCAACACCATCAAGAAAGCCAGAGACATCCGTACGTTCTATGAAAAGGGCGTGCGCCTGTTTGCTACTGACTCCGAAGCGGACCTTCGCAACATCGCCAAGGCGGCTCCGGGCTCGAAGGTGTATGTACGCATCCTCACCGAAGGCACCCTGACGGCCGACTGGCCCCTGTCCCGCAAGTTCGGCTGCCAGACTGACATGGCCATGGACCTGCTGATCCTGGCCCGCGACCTGGGCCTGGTGCCCTACGGCGTCTCCTTCCACGTGGGTTCCCAGCAACGGGAAATCGGCGCCTGGGACGCAGCGCTGGGCAAGGTGAAGGTGATCTTCGAGCGCCTGAAGGAAGAAGACGGCATTGAGCTGAAGATGATCAACATGGGCGGCGGCTTCCCGGCCAACTACATCACCCGTACCAACGATCTGAAAACCTACGCCGAAGAGATCAAGCGGTTTCTTGACGAGGACTTTGGCGACGAGTTGCCCGAGATCATTATTGAGCCCGGTCGTTCACTGATCTCCAATGCCGGTGTTCTGGTGAGTGAAGTGGTGTTAATTTCAAGAAAGTCGCGTACAGCTTTGCATCGCTGGGTATTCACCGATGTCGGTAAGTTTGGTGGCCTGATCGAAACCCTGGACGAATCCATCAAGTTTCCGATCTACACCGAGAAAACCGGCGAAGGCGAAGACTGTGTGATAGCCGGACCTACCTGCGACAGTGCCGACATAATGTACGAGCACCACAAGTACCCGTTGCCCCTGAACCTGGCCATTGGTGATCGCATGTATTGGTTGTCTACCGGTGCCTACACGACTACCTACAGCGCTATTGAGTTCAACGGGTTTCCTCCTCTAAAAGATTACTACATCTAA
- a CDS encoding DUF6164 family protein produces the protein MTNHLMNLRHVPDDEADEIRELFEAHDIPYYETPPSRWGISMGGFWVHDNDEARRARELLDNYQRERLHRQREAYELDLAEGRTGGFWHRVRHKPVTTVAACLAILVILALSVAPFVSL, from the coding sequence ATGACCAACCACCTCATGAACCTCCGCCATGTTCCCGACGACGAAGCGGACGAAATCCGTGAGCTGTTTGAAGCGCACGATATCCCCTATTACGAAACTCCGCCCAGCCGCTGGGGCATCAGCATGGGTGGTTTCTGGGTGCACGATAACGACGAGGCCCGGCGAGCAAGGGAACTGCTGGACAACTATCAGCGGGAGCGTCTGCATCGTCAGCGCGAGGCTTACGAACTTGATCTGGCGGAAGGGCGGACAGGTGGATTCTGGCATCGAGTCCGGCATAAACCGGTCACAACGGTTGCAGCGTGCCTCGCAATTCTGGTTATCCTGGCGCTCTCCGTGGCGCCTTTTGTCTCGCTTTGA
- a CDS encoding DUF6746 family protein — translation MRKQTLALLTCAALTLPMSSLAEEVEHFEGKESANLKEAVVNFSEYNRKLEKVLAGDLTPEAMNEIHQLTYTLENALGKINEQFDGLAETLEEIHLASERADTEAVASNGESYLETSRTVIK, via the coding sequence ATGAGAAAACAGACCCTGGCACTACTGACCTGTGCTGCCCTGACACTGCCGATGTCTTCCCTTGCTGAAGAAGTTGAACACTTCGAAGGCAAGGAATCCGCCAACCTGAAAGAGGCCGTGGTCAACTTTTCAGAGTACAACAGGAAGCTGGAAAAGGTTCTGGCCGGTGACCTGACTCCGGAGGCCATGAACGAGATCCATCAGCTTACCTATACCCTGGAAAACGCCCTCGGCAAGATCAACGAGCAGTTCGACGGACTGGCGGAAACGCTGGAGGAAATCCACCTTGCCTCCGAACGCGCCGATACTGAAGCCGTGGCGAGCAATGGTGAAAGCTATCTGGAAACCAGCCGCACAGTCATCAAGTAA
- a CDS encoding initiation factor 2B, with protein sequence MPGFDDRANELLNRLRQDYESGATALALETLKGLQEYVEATEPASSDLATLLTELRNARPSMIVIGNAMARVESRLASGETPLVSVNRVTHELENASAAIAQHACQKIPANAVIMTHSASSVVLGLFRLLEQEQHAFSVICTQSSPGFEGHQLARSLNDMGVPVTLITDAQMALFVPQADVVVTGCDTWLADGHFINKSGTRLLALAARAHNRPFWVLGDSFRHSDQTSEHVTLEEMPTSELHAPEGEWIRPRNVYFETVPESLVTGRINEQGVFSFPGLPRQ encoded by the coding sequence ATGCCCGGTTTTGATGACAGAGCAAACGAACTACTGAACAGGCTCCGGCAGGATTACGAGTCCGGGGCCACAGCGCTGGCGCTGGAAACACTCAAGGGCCTGCAAGAATATGTGGAGGCGACCGAGCCTGCTTCCAGCGACCTGGCAACGTTACTCACAGAACTTCGCAATGCCCGCCCCAGCATGATCGTGATTGGCAACGCCATGGCGAGGGTGGAGTCACGACTGGCAAGCGGGGAGACGCCACTGGTGTCGGTTAACCGGGTTACCCACGAGCTGGAAAACGCCAGTGCCGCCATAGCCCAGCATGCCTGCCAGAAAATTCCCGCCAATGCCGTGATTATGACCCACAGTGCCAGCTCGGTGGTGCTGGGACTGTTTCGTCTTCTGGAGCAGGAGCAACACGCCTTTTCTGTCATCTGTACCCAGAGCAGCCCCGGCTTCGAGGGGCATCAGCTCGCCCGGTCGCTGAATGACATGGGCGTACCGGTCACCCTGATTACCGATGCCCAGATGGCCTTGTTTGTTCCCCAGGCGGATGTGGTGGTCACCGGTTGTGATACCTGGCTGGCGGATGGGCATTTCATCAATAAAAGTGGAACCCGCCTGCTTGCCCTGGCAGCCCGTGCTCATAACAGACCTTTCTGGGTGCTGGGGGACAGTTTCAGACACAGTGATCAGACCAGCGAGCACGTCACCCTGGAAGAAATGCCAACCAGCGAATTGCACGCCCCAGAGGGTGAGTGGATTAGGCCCCGGAATGTCTATTTCGAAACCGTGCCGGAATCGCTGGTGACCGGCAGAATCAACGAGCAGGGCGTTTTTTCGTTCCCTGGCTTGCCTCGGCAGTGA
- the hrpB gene encoding ATP-dependent helicase HrpB, producing the protein MLPINQIIPDLQKTLESETTVLLQAPPGAGKTTRVPLALLDAPWRQGRRILMLEPRRLAARSAARYMAGQMGEKPGETVGYRTRLDTRVTSATVIEVVTEGILTRLIQNDPALEGYAVVIFDEFHERSLQADLGLALVRESRQALREDLRVIVMSATLDTAPIARLLGDVPVLTSEGRAFPVDVAYRPLPRNGRMVDQVVSVIHEALAEQTGSLLVFLPGAGEIRRVERKLQSQVGRNVIVAPLYGNLRNDEQDRAIAPAPEGYRKVVLATAIAESSLTIEGIRVVVDCGQQRRAVFDANSGMTRLVTGWVSKASAEQRKGRAGRIEPGVCYRLWSESAQFGLAEFTAPEIQEADLAPLVLELAQWGARSAEQLDWIDRPPSAHWQQAVQLLQWLDLLDTDGAITGHGKAARDMGVHPRLAHMILRGREIGLGFLAAELAALLEERDLAGRSAGADMQERVRILRGQGPRYGIDAARVKAIAKSVSRLAGNLDRPRELPADDEVGRLLALAYPDRVARKRRGDAPRYQLSNGRGAVLRDEDPLARHPWLATAELDGKAREATIYLAAPVDPVLLELDLANHIHEREEAVWDDKRGTVIARRVRKLGQLVLEETALPAPSPELLQQGLLAAVRKQGLKSLPWTPAAEQWLARVSLLARCFPGDWPEVSERWLADNLEFWLGPFLAGMDRWRDLEKLNLNQALGSLLDYRQQQSLEELVPIRLTIPSGQSVTLDYTAENGPVLAAKLQALFGWARTPTVAGGRVPVVIHLLSPAQRPLAVTADLASFWRNAYPEVRKDMRGRYPKHPWPEDPFTAEASQGTKKRPAR; encoded by the coding sequence ATGCTCCCAATCAACCAAATAATCCCGGATCTACAAAAGACCCTGGAATCCGAGACAACCGTCCTGCTCCAGGCCCCACCGGGCGCCGGCAAAACCACGAGGGTGCCATTGGCGCTGCTGGATGCTCCATGGCGGCAGGGGCGCAGGATTTTGATGCTGGAGCCAAGGAGGCTGGCAGCCAGGTCGGCAGCCAGGTATATGGCGGGGCAGATGGGCGAGAAGCCGGGTGAGACGGTGGGTTATCGAACACGGCTGGATACACGGGTGACCTCGGCTACTGTGATTGAAGTGGTCACGGAGGGGATTCTTACGCGGCTGATTCAGAACGATCCTGCGCTGGAAGGCTATGCAGTCGTGATTTTCGACGAATTTCACGAACGTTCGCTGCAAGCGGACCTTGGCCTGGCGTTGGTGAGGGAATCGCGGCAGGCGTTGCGGGAGGATCTGCGGGTGATCGTGATGTCGGCAACCCTGGATACTGCGCCGATCGCCCGCCTGCTGGGTGACGTACCGGTGCTGACCAGCGAGGGCCGGGCGTTTCCCGTGGATGTGGCCTACCGGCCGCTCCCACGTAATGGCCGGATGGTGGATCAGGTGGTGTCAGTGATTCACGAGGCGCTGGCGGAGCAGACCGGGTCGCTGTTGGTATTCCTGCCGGGTGCCGGGGAAATCCGGCGGGTGGAGCGAAAGCTTCAGAGCCAGGTGGGCAGGAACGTGATCGTGGCGCCGCTATACGGCAACCTCAGGAACGACGAACAGGACCGGGCCATTGCCCCGGCGCCCGAGGGTTATCGCAAGGTCGTTCTGGCTACCGCCATTGCTGAATCCAGCCTGACCATCGAGGGGATTCGGGTGGTCGTCGACTGTGGCCAGCAGCGCCGGGCAGTGTTCGATGCCAACAGCGGTATGACACGGCTGGTGACGGGCTGGGTGTCCAAAGCCTCGGCGGAACAGCGCAAGGGGCGGGCGGGGCGTATTGAGCCTGGTGTGTGTTACCGGCTGTGGAGCGAGTCCGCTCAGTTTGGTCTGGCGGAGTTCACCGCGCCGGAAATACAGGAGGCGGACCTGGCCCCCCTGGTTCTGGAGCTGGCTCAGTGGGGTGCCAGGTCTGCGGAGCAACTGGACTGGATTGATCGGCCGCCTTCAGCACACTGGCAGCAGGCAGTGCAATTGCTGCAATGGCTGGACCTGCTGGATACTGACGGCGCCATCACCGGGCATGGCAAGGCCGCCCGGGATATGGGCGTGCATCCAAGACTGGCGCACATGATTCTCCGGGGCCGTGAAATTGGTCTTGGTTTTCTTGCGGCTGAACTGGCGGCATTGCTGGAAGAGCGGGACCTGGCCGGGCGGTCTGCGGGGGCGGATATGCAGGAGAGGGTCCGGATATTGCGGGGACAGGGGCCTCGTTATGGCATTGATGCTGCCAGAGTGAAAGCCATTGCAAAGTCCGTATCACGGCTGGCCGGCAATCTGGACCGGCCACGAGAGTTGCCTGCTGATGACGAAGTGGGCCGACTGCTCGCCCTGGCCTACCCGGACAGGGTTGCCCGTAAACGGCGCGGTGACGCTCCCCGTTACCAACTCAGCAACGGGCGCGGCGCCGTTCTGCGGGATGAGGATCCTCTTGCCCGACATCCGTGGCTGGCGACCGCCGAGCTTGATGGCAAGGCCAGGGAAGCGACGATCTATCTGGCGGCACCGGTTGATCCGGTGCTACTCGAACTGGACCTGGCCAACCATATCCATGAGCGGGAGGAAGCCGTCTGGGACGACAAGCGCGGAACGGTCATAGCCCGCCGCGTCAGAAAACTGGGGCAACTGGTACTGGAAGAAACCGCCTTGCCGGCCCCGTCCCCGGAATTGCTGCAGCAGGGGCTGCTGGCGGCGGTGCGCAAACAAGGGCTCAAAAGCCTGCCCTGGACCCCGGCTGCCGAACAGTGGCTTGCCCGGGTTTCCCTGCTGGCCCGTTGCTTTCCGGGTGACTGGCCGGAGGTCAGCGAACGCTGGCTGGCTGACAACCTTGAGTTCTGGCTCGGGCCCTTCCTGGCAGGAATGGATCGCTGGCGCGACCTGGAGAAGCTCAACCTTAACCAGGCACTCGGCAGCCTGCTGGACTACCGGCAACAACAGTCACTGGAAGAACTGGTGCCAATCCGCCTGACGATTCCCAGTGGCCAGTCGGTAACACTGGATTACACGGCGGAAAACGGGCCGGTACTGGCCGCCAAGCTCCAGGCCCTGTTCGGCTGGGCCAGAACCCCGACCGTCGCCGGCGGCCGGGTGCCAGTGGTTATCCACCTGCTCTCCCCGGCCCAGCGCCCCCTCGCCGTCACGGCGGACCTGGCCAGCTTCTGGCGCAATGCCTACCCGGAGGTGCGCAAGGACATGCGCGGGCGCTACCCGAAACACCCCTGGCCGGAAGACCCGTTCACTGCCGAGGCAAGCCAGGGAACGAAAAAACGCCCTGCTCGTTGA
- a CDS encoding GTPase/DUF3482 domain-containing protein: protein MTTPVFAVVGHPNKGKSSVVATLSQNDAIAIALEPGTTRQRQEYPLTVDGKTLYTLVDTPGFQRPRRVLEWLEAHSISASDRSETVKAFIIQHRDDGGFTDECELLTPLTEGAGIIYVVDGSVPYSAQHEAEMTILRWTGRPSLALINSIGEDDYSDTWAQALGQFFQVVRKFDAVSAPFEQHLSLLRAFGQLEPDWERPLEQATDFLLAQRRQRRTEAAAKIAHTLEEMMSFREKRTLTTLQTSDMSDEELARQLRTSWYHNQRKREQNLRIAIEKLYEHHRVERQEAELEWHSEHDLFSEDSRKAWGVNRRYLATAGFGAGAVGGAGVDALTLGHSLGAGALVGGLIGAAGSYFYGDRLTLPVLNTGVLTNGLRTAVFGPVQDSQFGYVVLGRAINHWWHISHRNHAGRELLDLAPADNHWLEHLDRANRQVIHRALERCRKQRVLDDKTRFALAAAIEQAMSAYDDWRLNRT, encoded by the coding sequence ATGACCACCCCCGTATTCGCCGTGGTTGGCCATCCCAACAAGGGAAAGTCCAGTGTTGTGGCCACCCTGTCCCAGAACGATGCCATCGCCATTGCCCTGGAACCGGGGACGACCCGCCAGCGCCAGGAATACCCGCTGACCGTGGATGGCAAAACCCTGTATACACTGGTAGATACTCCGGGTTTCCAGCGCCCCCGACGGGTACTGGAATGGCTGGAAGCCCATAGCATTTCCGCCTCGGATCGGTCAGAAACCGTGAAGGCGTTTATTATCCAGCACCGTGACGACGGCGGATTCACGGATGAATGTGAGTTGCTGACACCACTGACCGAAGGTGCAGGCATCATTTACGTGGTGGATGGCTCCGTACCCTACAGCGCACAACATGAGGCTGAAATGACCATCTTGCGCTGGACCGGACGACCGAGCCTGGCGCTGATCAACAGTATTGGCGAAGACGATTACAGTGACACCTGGGCACAGGCGCTTGGCCAGTTCTTCCAGGTTGTCCGCAAGTTCGATGCGGTTAGTGCTCCATTCGAACAACATCTCAGCCTTTTGCGAGCGTTTGGCCAGCTAGAGCCGGACTGGGAGCGACCACTGGAGCAGGCTACAGACTTTCTCCTTGCCCAGCGACGTCAACGTCGGACCGAAGCGGCTGCAAAGATTGCGCACACTCTGGAAGAAATGATGTCATTTCGGGAGAAACGCACGCTGACCACGCTCCAGACCAGCGACATGTCCGACGAAGAGCTGGCCAGACAATTGCGAACCAGCTGGTATCACAACCAGCGGAAACGGGAACAGAATCTGCGGATCGCCATCGAAAAGCTTTACGAGCATCATCGTGTGGAGCGCCAGGAAGCCGAACTTGAGTGGCACAGTGAACACGACCTGTTCAGCGAGGACAGCCGCAAGGCCTGGGGCGTCAACCGCCGTTACCTGGCAACAGCCGGATTCGGGGCCGGTGCTGTAGGCGGTGCCGGGGTGGATGCGCTGACCCTTGGCCACTCATTGGGAGCCGGCGCCCTGGTCGGTGGATTGATTGGTGCTGCCGGCAGCTATTTTTATGGCGATCGCCTGACTTTACCGGTGCTCAATACCGGGGTACTGACCAACGGACTCAGAACCGCTGTTTTTGGCCCTGTACAAGACAGTCAGTTCGGCTATGTTGTATTAGGAAGGGCAATAAATCACTGGTGGCATATCAGCCACCGTAATCACGCCGGTCGCGAACTGCTGGACCTGGCACCGGCGGACAACCACTGGCTGGAGCACCTGGACCGGGCCAACCGTCAGGTCATTCATCGGGCCCTCGAACGCTGCCGAAAACAGCGAGTCCTGGATGACAAAACCCGGTTTGCCCTGGCCGCTGCCATTGAGCAAGCCATGAGCGCCTACGACGATTGGCGGTTGAACCGAACGTAA
- a CDS encoding alpha/beta hydrolase, giving the protein MHPSRLLAMVVSALLTACASHQNAPEQAAPALQTDYSTQTDITFSPAGWPQALQADLYLPESNQPLPTVLLVHGGGWERRSRKDMAWIAEHLASRGFAVMNIDYRFAPEHTFPAQLYDLQVAMNWLHDQADTYHLDRDAISAFGFSSGAHLVSLMALVAESGHPLNQPHGRKHARPVAVVAGGLPGDLRAFDSGKLIRQFLDGVQQDIPGVYQAASPITHITAGAPPFFLFHGAQDMLVPVSQAKEFRDRLTAHGVVSELYLMHLRGHITSFLTAGNAVEKATDFLVRHTGNTRQTMQTQN; this is encoded by the coding sequence ATGCACCCCTCACGCCTGCTGGCCATGGTGGTCAGTGCCCTGCTGACCGCCTGTGCCTCTCACCAGAACGCACCCGAGCAGGCAGCACCGGCGCTGCAAACCGACTACAGCACACAAACAGACATTACTTTTTCGCCGGCTGGCTGGCCCCAGGCTCTGCAGGCCGATCTTTACCTGCCGGAAAGCAACCAGCCCCTGCCGACCGTGCTGCTGGTCCACGGCGGTGGCTGGGAGCGTCGCTCCAGGAAGGATATGGCGTGGATCGCCGAGCACCTTGCCAGCCGGGGTTTCGCGGTGATGAACATCGACTACCGGTTTGCGCCGGAGCATACCTTCCCGGCTCAGTTGTATGATCTTCAGGTTGCCATGAACTGGCTCCACGACCAGGCCGATACCTACCACCTGGACCGGGATGCCATCAGTGCGTTCGGATTTTCCTCCGGCGCCCACCTGGTCAGCCTGATGGCCCTGGTTGCCGAATCCGGACACCCGTTAAACCAGCCCCACGGAAGGAAGCACGCCAGGCCCGTGGCCGTTGTTGCCGGCGGTCTGCCGGGCGATCTCCGCGCATTTGACTCCGGAAAACTGATTCGCCAGTTTCTGGATGGTGTGCAGCAAGATATTCCCGGCGTCTACCAGGCCGCCTCACCGATAACGCACATTACCGCCGGTGCGCCACCGTTCTTTCTGTTCCATGGTGCCCAGGACATGCTGGTCCCTGTCAGCCAGGCAAAAGAATTCCGGGATCGCCTGACGGCTCATGGCGTCGTTAGCGAGCTGTACCTGATGCATCTGCGAGGTCATATCACCAGCTTCCTGACTGCCGGTAACGCCGTTGAAAAGGCCACGGACTTTCTGGTTCGCCACACGGGCAATACCCGTCAGACGATGCAGACACAGAACTGA
- a CDS encoding MFS transporter, whose protein sequence is MADASEITTPPPAAKLLPVAVLLWLAGVYLRIPILVAPPLAPFISDELGLSQALTGALTTLPILMLAIGSMPGSLAIARLGPRNTLALAMVIMVAGSAGRGLSPDTVTLMLASAVMGLGVAMMQPSLPALLPRWLEPRHLAIGSAIYMNGMLMGEFIGAGITLPVLMPLMDNSWRATLLAWSLPGLLVAAALFLPRRDMARPVRKPSWLPDWKNPLTLRIGLLLGLSGSLFFGLNAYMGNLLKQQGNFEMLADALFWYNFAQVIASLLMLKMARYWVGRKLPIIVAASCSVIGTLGTLLFTGWWAIASATFMSLTAGILLILLVALPPVLVPSQETGRLSAGNFLVGYTLAFAVPMIGGLLADWGNDARYAVGFIIAYCILVFPLTFTLDLRRQKGQPQS, encoded by the coding sequence GTGGCTGACGCTTCAGAGATCACAACACCGCCACCGGCAGCAAAGCTGCTCCCGGTGGCGGTGTTGCTTTGGCTGGCCGGTGTTTACCTGCGCATACCGATACTGGTGGCGCCGCCCCTGGCCCCGTTTATCAGCGACGAACTCGGCCTGTCCCAGGCCCTGACCGGGGCACTCACCACCCTGCCCATACTGATGCTGGCGATCGGCTCCATGCCCGGCTCGCTTGCGATCGCCAGACTAGGGCCACGGAACACCCTGGCGCTGGCCATGGTAATCATGGTTGCAGGTTCAGCCGGCCGCGGCCTTTCCCCGGATACCGTCACACTCATGCTCGCCAGCGCCGTTATGGGCCTCGGCGTCGCCATGATGCAACCCTCCCTGCCGGCATTGTTGCCCCGATGGCTGGAACCCCGACACCTGGCCATCGGTTCCGCCATCTACATGAACGGCATGCTGATGGGCGAGTTCATCGGCGCCGGCATCACCCTGCCAGTATTGATGCCATTGATGGATAACAGCTGGCGAGCCACCCTGCTGGCCTGGTCACTGCCCGGTTTACTGGTAGCTGCAGCCCTGTTCCTCCCACGCCGGGACATGGCCCGACCGGTACGAAAACCCTCCTGGCTGCCTGACTGGAAAAACCCTCTCACCCTGAGAATCGGCCTGTTACTGGGCCTCTCCGGCTCCCTGTTTTTCGGCCTCAACGCCTACATGGGTAACCTGCTGAAGCAACAGGGTAATTTCGAAATGCTCGCCGATGCCCTGTTCTGGTACAACTTTGCGCAGGTGATCGCCTCGTTGCTGATGCTGAAAATGGCGAGATACTGGGTGGGCCGAAAACTACCTATCATAGTAGCCGCTAGCTGTAGCGTCATTGGGACGCTCGGAACACTATTGTTTACCGGCTGGTGGGCAATTGCCAGTGCGACGTTTATGAGCCTGACGGCAGGCATTCTGTTGATTCTGTTGGTGGCATTACCGCCAGTGCTGGTGCCATCTCAGGAAACAGGCCGCCTATCTGCAGGTAATTTCCTGGTCGGCTACACCCTGGCGTTTGCAGTGCCGATGATCGGCGGTTTACTGGCTGACTGGGGTAACGACGCCCGGTACGCGGTAGGTTTTATAATTGCCTATTGTATCCTGGTCTTTCCCCTGACATTTACCCTGGACCTAAGACGACAAAAGGGCCAGCCCCAAAGCTGA
- a CDS encoding ectoine synthase, which translates to MKIVRVEDIIGTEREVTGPGWTSRRMLLKKDGMGFSFHETIIPAGAELNLWYKNHLEAVYCVAGNGTILDKATGETHEISDGTLYALDKNDPHTLRGGTEDMRLICAFNPPVTGREVHDKDGAYILDTSDV; encoded by the coding sequence ATGAAAATTGTACGAGTTGAGGACATCATCGGCACCGAGCGCGAAGTAACCGGACCGGGCTGGACCAGCCGCCGTATGCTGCTCAAAAAGGATGGCATGGGCTTTTCATTCCACGAGACCATTATCCCTGCCGGGGCTGAATTGAATCTCTGGTACAAGAACCACCTGGAAGCGGTCTATTGCGTCGCCGGCAACGGCACCATCCTCGACAAGGCAACAGGTGAAACCCACGAAATTTCTGACGGAACCCTGTACGCGCTGGACAAGAACGACCCCCACACTCTACGCGGTGGGACCGAGGACATGCGCCTGATCTGCGCCTTCAACCCGCCTGTCACCGGCCGTGAAGTCCATGACAAGGACGGTGCCTACATTCTGGATACCAGCGACGTTTAA
- a CDS encoding DUF2868 domain-containing protein, whose protein sequence is MPDSAIRRLLEFDHQVQRDRDQSAAFLHRRDRRFALESREKGLSPGPELWLEHIRRLRTPQPTDDPLRQWRHLTTGFALVGLVTGVMAMLGLLFYDGGQRINLTVILAFVLLQCLLAAITTVQAFAGWQPWRWLLRKFSLTGSSGALRPLQPMLMARAAHAGGLMFGLAGLLTLLVLVVIQDLAFGWSTTLDTGSDSYYRLLATLATPWQNLWPAAVPDRDLVDATRFFRSDDRGNADPALWGRWWPFVAMVWVTYVILPRLLLLALAVVHPGLRARRELASHPGMIALQYRMETPALDTGNRHNDAGDQPDTSTSGQLHSLPAGQVLIRWAGAGEPELPDALSAGYRDILAAGGNASLEDDHRIIRQAGQVIAATPNPAVLVVTRSWEPPTGELADFLGEARKAWPATTLIALVPLAAEPDQPPPEHQVSQWLRFADRSGDSQIVVSTPDLASQEARIHRALQHEHRQ, encoded by the coding sequence ATGCCAGACAGCGCGATTCGACGATTATTGGAGTTTGATCACCAGGTTCAGCGAGACCGCGACCAGAGCGCGGCTTTCCTGCACCGGCGGGACCGCCGTTTTGCCCTGGAATCCCGTGAGAAGGGTCTGTCACCGGGCCCGGAACTGTGGCTTGAGCACATCCGCAGATTACGCACGCCACAACCCACCGACGACCCTTTGCGCCAGTGGCGGCACCTGACTACGGGTTTTGCACTTGTGGGCCTGGTCACGGGCGTTATGGCCATGCTGGGGCTGTTGTTCTACGACGGCGGCCAGAGAATCAACCTCACGGTTATCCTCGCGTTCGTATTGCTCCAATGCCTGCTGGCGGCGATCACCACTGTGCAGGCCTTCGCCGGCTGGCAGCCCTGGCGCTGGCTGTTACGAAAGTTCTCGCTGACGGGCTCCTCCGGCGCGTTGCGGCCGTTGCAACCCATGCTGATGGCCCGCGCTGCCCACGCCGGCGGACTGATGTTTGGTCTGGCCGGATTGCTCACCCTGCTGGTGCTTGTGGTGATTCAGGATCTCGCCTTTGGCTGGAGTACGACCCTCGACACCGGCTCGGACAGCTATTACAGACTGCTGGCGACCCTGGCCACGCCCTGGCAGAACCTCTGGCCGGCCGCAGTGCCCGACAGGGACCTGGTGGACGCTACCCGTTTCTTCCGCAGCGACGACAGGGGCAACGCTGATCCCGCGCTCTGGGGGCGCTGGTGGCCTTTCGTTGCCATGGTATGGGTCACCTATGTCATCCTGCCCAGGCTGTTGCTACTGGCACTGGCGGTAGTCCATCCGGGCCTGCGGGCCCGCAGGGAACTGGCCAGCCACCCCGGCATGATCGCGCTGCAGTACCGCATGGAAACCCCGGCACTGGATACCGGCAACCGACATAATGACGCCGGTGACCAGCCAGATACCAGCACCTCGGGGCAACTGCATTCGCTGCCGGCCGGGCAGGTTCTTATCCGCTGGGCAGGTGCCGGTGAGCCCGAACTCCCCGACGCCCTGTCAGCCGGATACCGCGACATTCTTGCAGCCGGAGGCAACGCTTCCCTTGAGGATGACCATCGAATTATCCGGCAGGCCGGGCAGGTTATTGCTGCCACCCCCAACCCTGCTGTCCTGGTGGTGACCCGCAGTTGGGAGCCGCCGACCGGAGAATTGGCGGATTTCCTGGGCGAAGCCCGCAAGGCCTGGCCAGCAACGACCCTCATTGCGCTGGTGCCCCTGGCAGCGGAACCGGATCAGCCCCCGCCGGAGCATCAGGTGAGCCAGTGGCTGCGGTTTGCCGACAGATCCGGAGACAGCCAGATCGTTGTCAGCACTCCGGACCTGGCCTCCCAGGAGGCCCGCATTCACCGCGCACTTCAGCATGAGCACCGACAATGA